One genomic segment of Virgibacillus doumboii includes these proteins:
- the flhF gene encoding flagellar biosynthesis protein FlhF gives MKVKKYIAPTMPEAMSRIRKELGSEAVILNSKEVFQGGFLGFFKKRNIEVIAALDPEPKPPKKQETRQKISAPVQNEKPKDYDVLNELRHLKRMVELQTTGTTNEYPAEYQVIYNYLIDQETDDDLANSIIDSVVDRHKEKEGVTPTQEDILNDTKLEIENRLSELTYEGLTYEKKIIQFVGPTGVGKTTTIAKAAAASKLKDNKKVALITADTYRIAAIEQLKTYSKILDIPIEVAYNIDDYSAAVKKFESYDLILVDTAGRNYRDEKYVKELQNNIEINANVETYLVLAMTAKSKDVTEIYDQFRHLSIREVIFTKIDETRQYGSILNIALKKNVGVAYVTNGQDVPDDIIQPTPKLISDYIVGEYGGA, from the coding sequence ATGAAGGTGAAAAAGTATATAGCACCAACGATGCCAGAGGCAATGAGCCGAATTCGTAAAGAACTTGGCTCAGAAGCAGTAATATTAAATTCCAAGGAAGTTTTCCAGGGCGGTTTTTTAGGTTTTTTTAAAAAACGAAATATCGAGGTTATTGCTGCACTGGATCCAGAGCCCAAGCCACCAAAAAAACAGGAAACCAGGCAAAAGATTTCAGCTCCTGTCCAGAACGAAAAACCAAAGGATTATGATGTACTGAATGAACTAAGGCACCTGAAGCGAATGGTTGAATTGCAGACTACCGGTACAACTAACGAATATCCCGCCGAATATCAAGTCATATACAATTATTTAATTGACCAGGAAACAGATGATGATTTGGCAAATAGCATTATCGATTCCGTAGTGGATAGACACAAGGAAAAAGAGGGAGTCACACCAACTCAGGAAGATATTTTGAATGATACAAAACTTGAAATTGAAAACAGACTGAGTGAGTTGACTTATGAAGGATTAACCTATGAAAAGAAAATCATTCAATTTGTCGGACCAACTGGAGTAGGAAAAACGACAACGATAGCCAAAGCTGCTGCGGCCAGTAAACTGAAAGATAATAAGAAGGTGGCGCTTATTACAGCTGATACATACCGTATCGCTGCTATTGAACAGTTAAAAACATATTCAAAAATTTTGGATATACCAATTGAGGTCGCGTATAACATTGATGATTATAGTGCTGCAGTTAAAAAGTTTGAATCTTATGATTTAATCCTTGTTGACACAGCGGGGCGCAATTACCGGGATGAAAAATATGTTAAGGAACTGCAGAATAATATTGAAATAAATGCAAATGTCGAAACCTATTTAGTATTAGCAATGACTGCAAAATCAAAAGATGTCACAGAAATATACGATCAATTTCGCCACTTGTCCATTAGAGAGGTTATTTTTACTAAAATTGATGAAACACGGCAATATGGCAGCATCTTAAACATTGCATTAAAAAAGAATGTGGGTGTGGCCTATGTAACCAATGGCCAGGATGTTCCCGATGACATTATTCAACCAACACCAAAATTAATAAGTGATTATATAGTGGGTGAATATGGTGGTGCATGA
- the flhA gene encoding flagellar biosynthesis protein FlhA — MKARDLSVLLGVILIIIMLVIPLPGWLLSVLILCNISLALVVILVSMNTQEALQFSIFPSLLLLLTLFRLALNVSTTRSILSEADAGGVIDTFGSFVIGDNALVGFVVFVILVIIQFLVITKGAERVSEVAARFTLDAMPGKQMSIDADLNAGLISEQQAKERREKVENEADFHGAMDGASKFVKGDAIAGIIIVLINIIFGLIIGMVQMDFTFTEAINTYMRLTVGDGLVSQIPALLIATATGIVVTRTTSEGNLGSDVTGQLLQYPKLLFIAAGTIFLLGLTPINFFLTTTIAGLLTLGGYALLRQADVKEEPDIEQEEQTESLAMKSPENVVNLLNMDPIEFEFGYALIPLVDASQGGDLLDRVVMIRRQLAIELGIVVPVVRIRDNIQLNPNEYRLKIKGNEVAEGELLLDHYLAMTPDIDDEEIDGIDTKEPAFGLPAKWISEENKDDAELSGYTVVDPPSVVSTHITEVIKQHAHALLGRQETKQLIDHLKESYPILVEEVTPEPLAVGDVQKVLAKLLRENVSIRNLPIIFETLADFGKMTNDTDLLTEYVRQSLSSQLTKQYATEDMSMKVITVSGKVEKMIAENIQQTEHGNFLALDPASQEEIIKTIHEEVEKLTLQEETAVVLCSPAIRMYLKQLLERFMPQVVVLSYNELEPNVQVQSVGVVNVA, encoded by the coding sequence ATGAAAGCACGTGATCTATCCGTACTTTTAGGAGTAATTTTAATCATTATCATGCTGGTTATCCCATTACCGGGATGGCTGTTAAGTGTACTCATTTTATGTAATATATCGCTTGCACTTGTCGTTATTCTCGTTTCGATGAATACACAGGAAGCATTGCAGTTTTCTATTTTTCCTTCGCTCTTATTGTTATTGACTTTATTCAGACTGGCTTTGAATGTTTCCACTACAAGATCAATATTATCTGAAGCTGATGCAGGTGGCGTGATTGATACCTTTGGGTCGTTTGTAATTGGTGATAATGCACTTGTAGGGTTTGTTGTATTTGTCATTCTGGTAATCATTCAATTTCTGGTTATTACAAAAGGTGCGGAACGTGTATCTGAAGTTGCTGCAAGATTTACGCTTGATGCGATGCCGGGTAAGCAAATGAGTATCGATGCCGATTTAAATGCGGGATTAATTTCCGAACAACAGGCAAAAGAACGACGCGAAAAAGTGGAAAATGAGGCGGATTTCCATGGCGCTATGGATGGTGCCAGTAAATTTGTTAAAGGTGACGCGATTGCCGGTATTATCATTGTGTTAATCAATATCATCTTTGGCTTAATAATTGGCATGGTTCAGATGGATTTTACGTTTACCGAAGCAATAAATACATATATGCGATTGACTGTTGGTGACGGCTTGGTCAGTCAAATACCTGCTTTATTAATCGCAACTGCAACAGGAATCGTCGTTACTCGTACTACATCAGAGGGGAATCTGGGCAGTGATGTAACCGGGCAGCTCCTCCAATATCCGAAACTGCTGTTCATTGCTGCGGGAACAATATTCTTATTGGGGCTAACTCCAATCAATTTCTTCCTGACTACTACAATAGCTGGATTATTGACACTGGGTGGCTATGCACTCCTGAGACAGGCGGATGTAAAAGAAGAACCGGATATAGAACAGGAGGAGCAGACCGAGTCATTGGCAATGAAATCGCCTGAGAATGTAGTGAATCTATTAAATATGGATCCGATAGAATTTGAGTTTGGGTACGCACTCATTCCGCTTGTTGATGCCAGTCAGGGTGGAGATTTACTTGATCGAGTCGTAATGATACGCAGGCAGCTGGCAATTGAACTCGGTATAGTAGTTCCTGTGGTGCGTATTCGTGATAATATCCAACTCAATCCGAACGAATATCGATTAAAAATTAAAGGGAATGAAGTTGCTGAAGGTGAGCTGCTGCTGGATCACTACTTGGCTATGACGCCTGACATAGATGATGAAGAAATAGATGGCATCGATACGAAAGAGCCTGCATTTGGGCTGCCGGCAAAATGGATAAGTGAAGAAAATAAAGATGATGCAGAGCTTTCCGGATATACGGTTGTGGATCCGCCATCCGTTGTATCCACACATATTACCGAAGTGATTAAACAACACGCTCATGCACTGCTGGGACGTCAGGAAACGAAACAGCTAATCGATCACTTGAAAGAAAGCTATCCAATTCTGGTCGAGGAAGTTACACCGGAACCATTGGCAGTCGGGGATGTTCAAAAAGTCCTTGCAAAGTTGCTTAGAGAGAATGTCTCCATTCGTAATTTGCCTATTATATTTGAAACATTGGCTGACTTTGGCAAAATGACAAATGATACAGACCTCCTGACTGAGTATGTAAGGCAATCATTATCATCACAGCTGACGAAACAGTATGCAACTGAAGACATGTCGATGAAAGTAATAACAGTTTCCGGAAAAGTGGAAAAAATGATTGCTGAAAACATTCAACAGACGGAACATGGTAATTTTCTGGCATTGGATCCAGCATCACAGGAAGAAATTATTAAAACAATCCATGAAGAAGTGGAAAAACTTACGCTACAGGAAGAGACAGCTGTTGTTCTATGTTCACCGGCTATCAGAATGTATCTGAAGCAGCTGCTGGAGCGATTTATGCCACAGGTTGTTGTTTTATCATATAACGAGTTGGAACCAAATGTTCAAGTACAAAGTGTTGGGGTGGTGAACGTTGCATGA
- the flhB gene encoding flagellar biosynthesis protein FlhB, translating into MQLKLDLQFFAGSEEKTEKATPKKRQDERKKGKVAKSQDINTAFLLFFCFMCLVVFGGYMKNGLLTLYQHTFNEFIHWDVTIESVSQVFFETSVEMAKILAPIMVIAMVAGLAANFTQIGFLFTTEPLKLDLKKIDPIQGAKKIFSARALVELLKSLLKIVFIGVITFFVIWIYKDEMMMLGFKTAENALGFFGRITIIMGFASALALLFLSVFDYAYQKYDFEKSIKMSKKDVKDEHKNIEGDPQIKSKIKEKQRQMATQRMMSEVPSADVVITNPTHFAVAIKYDEDKASAPYVVAKGADQIAFKIREVAKSNDVATVENRQLARSLYDSIEIGDIIPEQFYQAVAEVLAYVYRLEKKAGQ; encoded by the coding sequence TTGCAATTAAAACTTGATTTACAATTCTTTGCAGGTTCCGAAGAGAAGACAGAAAAAGCGACCCCTAAAAAACGGCAGGATGAACGTAAAAAAGGTAAGGTAGCAAAAAGTCAGGATATCAATACTGCATTTTTATTATTCTTCTGTTTCATGTGTTTAGTTGTATTTGGCGGTTATATGAAAAATGGTTTACTTACTCTTTATCAACATACATTTAATGAATTCATTCATTGGGATGTTACCATAGAATCCGTAAGTCAGGTTTTTTTTGAGACATCTGTCGAAATGGCGAAGATACTCGCTCCTATTATGGTGATTGCAATGGTTGCCGGATTGGCTGCAAACTTTACGCAAATTGGATTTTTATTTACAACAGAACCGTTGAAGCTTGATCTGAAAAAAATTGACCCGATTCAGGGGGCAAAGAAGATATTTTCTGCAAGGGCATTAGTCGAGTTGCTGAAATCGTTATTAAAAATAGTGTTTATTGGTGTTATTACTTTTTTTGTTATTTGGATTTATAAAGATGAAATGATGATGCTTGGGTTTAAGACAGCAGAAAATGCGCTTGGTTTCTTTGGCAGAATAACGATTATTATGGGATTTGCATCAGCATTAGCATTATTATTTTTATCTGTTTTTGATTATGCATACCAAAAATATGACTTTGAAAAAAGTATAAAAATGTCAAAGAAAGATGTAAAAGATGAACATAAAAACATCGAAGGGGATCCACAAATAAAATCCAAGATTAAAGAAAAGCAGCGCCAAATGGCAACACAGCGAATGATGAGCGAGGTACCATCAGCAGATGTTGTTATTACAAACCCAACTCACTTTGCGGTCGCAATCAAATATGACGAAGATAAAGCATCCGCTCCATATGTTGTAGCTAAAGGTGCTGACCAGATAGCATTTAAAATCAGAGAAGTTGCAAAGTCAAATGATGTGGCAACCGTTGAGAACAGACAACTGGCAAGATCTTTATACGATTCGATTGAAATTGGCGACATTATACCGGAACAATTTTATCAGGCAGTAGCCGAAGTACTGGCATATGTATACAGACTGGAGAAAAAAGCAGGACAATAA
- the fliP gene encoding flagellar type III secretion system pore protein FliP (The bacterial flagellar biogenesis protein FliP forms a type III secretion system (T3SS)-type pore required for flagellar assembly.), with translation MNEFINMFSSSDPSSISTSVKLLLLLTVLSLAPSILILMTCFTRIVIVLSFVRTSLATQQMPPNQVLIGLALFLTFFIMAPTFSEVYDEALQPLFEEEITLDEAYDRASEPMKDFMAKHTRQKDLALFLNYAEIEKPESVQDIPLTTLIPAFAISELKTAFQMGFMIFVPFLIIDMAVASVLMSMGMMMLPPVMISLPFKILLFVLVDGWYLITQSLLQGF, from the coding sequence ATGAATGAATTTATCAATATGTTTTCCAGTTCTGATCCTTCATCTATATCAACGTCTGTTAAATTATTACTTCTGCTTACCGTATTATCACTGGCACCAAGTATTTTAATATTAATGACGTGTTTTACACGGATTGTAATTGTTCTGTCTTTTGTCAGGACATCACTGGCAACACAGCAAATGCCACCAAATCAGGTGCTGATTGGATTGGCTTTATTTCTGACATTTTTCATTATGGCTCCAACGTTTAGTGAAGTATATGATGAAGCGTTGCAGCCGCTCTTTGAAGAAGAGATTACATTGGATGAGGCATATGACCGGGCAAGTGAACCGATGAAAGATTTTATGGCTAAGCATACACGTCAGAAAGACCTGGCATTGTTTTTGAATTATGCCGAAATTGAAAAGCCGGAATCGGTTCAGGATATACCGCTAACTACATTAATTCCTGCTTTTGCAATCAGTGAACTGAAAACAGCCTTCCAGATGGGCTTTATGATTTTTGTTCCATTTTTAATTATTGATATGGCAGTTGCAAGTGTGCTTATGTCAATGGGGATGATGATGCTTCCGCCAGTAATGATCTCATTACCTTTTAAAATTCTACTATTTGTTCTAGTCGATGGCTGGTATTTAATTACGCAATCACTATTACAAGGTTTCTAA
- the fliQ gene encoding flagellar biosynthesis protein FliQ — protein sequence MDSQFVLTLAERGVYVILLISGPLLILALAVGLLVSIFQATTQIQEQTLAFIPKIVAVLVGIVVFGPWMLTKVVEFTVDLYQNLNQFVG from the coding sequence TTGGATAGTCAATTTGTTTTAACGTTAGCCGAAAGAGGCGTTTATGTCATTTTGCTCATTTCGGGTCCATTACTTATATTGGCATTGGCAGTTGGGCTTTTAGTCAGTATATTTCAGGCAACAACACAAATTCAGGAACAGACACTGGCCTTTATACCGAAAATTGTTGCTGTCCTGGTGGGGATCGTAGTTTTTGGACCATGGATGCTGACAAAAGTCGTTGAGTTCACCGTAGATTTATATCAAAATCTGAACCAGTTTGTAGGGTAA
- a CDS encoding MinD/ParA family protein, whose translation MVVHDQAESLRRQVEHTREPGQAKTIAVVSGKGGVGKSNVALNFALELLRHDNKVLLFDLDVGMGNIDILLGLHAEKSIVDMFNNQLTVHDIIETGPRGISYVAAGSGLTDFFTMNQEKRDYFFRQYDELITIYDYIIFDMGAGVTNDSLSFIVASDECIVVTTPEPTSITDAYGMIKHIINRQQSMPVSVIMNRSSIKNGSQTMERFRLIVEQFLNIKIRKLGILPDDKTVSAAVVRQIPYVLLNEKAAVSRAIKDITIDYLQNGSEAKNQKSASFVQRLKAFVMER comes from the coding sequence ATGGTGGTGCATGATCAGGCTGAAAGTTTGAGACGGCAGGTGGAACATACCAGAGAACCCGGACAGGCGAAAACGATAGCAGTTGTAAGCGGTAAGGGTGGAGTAGGCAAGTCAAATGTAGCACTGAATTTTGCGTTGGAGTTACTGAGGCATGATAATAAAGTTCTTTTGTTTGATTTGGATGTTGGAATGGGAAATATTGATATTTTGCTGGGGTTACATGCTGAGAAATCAATTGTAGATATGTTTAATAATCAGTTAACGGTTCATGACATTATAGAAACTGGCCCGCGCGGCATATCTTACGTAGCCGCAGGATCAGGATTAACGGACTTTTTTACGATGAACCAGGAGAAAAGGGATTATTTTTTCCGGCAATACGATGAACTTATAACTATTTATGATTATATTATTTTCGATATGGGTGCCGGAGTTACAAATGATAGTCTTTCATTTATTGTAGCATCTGATGAATGTATTGTTGTAACAACCCCGGAGCCAACATCCATAACAGACGCATACGGAATGATCAAACATATTATCAATAGACAGCAAAGTATGCCGGTATCGGTTATTATGAATCGTTCATCCATAAAAAATGGAAGTCAGACAATGGAACGTTTTCGGCTGATAGTTGAACAATTTTTAAATATAAAAATCCGTAAGCTGGGAATTCTCCCAGACGATAAAACAGTTTCTGCAGCCGTTGTCCGACAAATTCCATATGTACTGTTAAATGAAAAAGCGGCTGTTTCAAGAGCAATAAAAGACATCACTATTGATTACTTGCAAAACGGTTCAGAGGCTAAAAATCAAAAATCTGCTTCGTTTGTTCAACGATTAAAAGCATTTGTGATGGAGAGATAA
- a CDS encoding flagellar biosynthetic protein FliO produces MIRRNILGICLTALIITTCSFTVVQAASTNVKDCLEGNADCFDTNGTPANETEDGNSESTGGESGGSLLFTLIKMVFALLLVLGLIYLLLKFLKNRNKLFNQVQALENLGGISVGPNKSVQLVRIGSKVYVIGVGENVEMLQEIKDEEVKREILHNNDSNEIQQASLLTSLFQKNTDTDEKNQSKKDFKNMFSTELEKLKQSRSKLINQRKNKEDKHE; encoded by the coding sequence GTGATACGAAGAAACATATTGGGTATTTGTCTGACAGCACTCATTATTACTACCTGCAGTTTTACGGTTGTTCAAGCAGCATCAACGAATGTAAAGGATTGTCTTGAAGGAAATGCGGACTGTTTTGATACAAATGGAACTCCTGCAAATGAAACAGAAGATGGAAATAGTGAATCGACCGGTGGAGAAAGCGGAGGTTCATTGCTTTTTACCTTAATTAAAATGGTCTTTGCATTGCTTTTAGTACTCGGACTTATTTATTTGCTCTTAAAGTTTTTAAAAAACCGGAACAAACTATTTAACCAGGTACAAGCATTGGAAAATCTGGGTGGTATATCGGTTGGCCCTAATAAGTCGGTACAATTGGTGCGAATAGGTTCCAAGGTATATGTCATTGGTGTCGGTGAAAACGTTGAAATGCTTCAGGAAATCAAAGATGAAGAGGTCAAGAGAGAAATTTTACATAATAACGATTCCAATGAAATACAACAAGCATCATTATTGACATCATTGTTTCAGAAAAACACAGATACAGATGAAAAAAATCAATCCAAAAAGGATTTCAAAAACATGTTTTCAACCGAGCTTGAAAAATTGAAGCAAAGCAGAAGTAAACTAATCAATCAACGCAAAAATAAGGAAGATAAACATGAATGA
- a CDS encoding response regulator: protein MAQQILIVDDAAFMRMMIKDILTKNGFEVVGEAQDGAQAVEKFKELTPDLVTLDITMPEMDGLTALKEIKKVNADANVIMCSAMGQQAMVIDAIQAGAKDFIVKPFQADRVVEAIQKALD, encoded by the coding sequence ATGGCACAACAAATTTTAATTGTAGATGATGCAGCGTTTATGCGAATGATGATAAAGGACATCTTGACTAAAAATGGTTTTGAGGTAGTTGGCGAAGCACAGGATGGTGCACAAGCGGTTGAAAAATTCAAGGAACTGACTCCTGACCTTGTGACTTTGGATATTACGATGCCGGAAATGGATGGGCTGACTGCATTAAAAGAAATAAAAAAAGTAAATGCTGATGCAAATGTCATTATGTGTTCAGCAATGGGACAACAAGCAATGGTTATTGACGCAATTCAGGCCGGGGCCAAAGACTTTATTGTCAAACCTTTTCAGGCAGACCGAGTTGTTGAAGCAATACAGAAAGCGCTGGATTAA
- the fliR gene encoding flagellar biosynthetic protein FliR — protein MLELINLSSIPVFLLIFIRVAAFFVTLPLFSYATIPTPFKIGFTFFLALIMYYTVDSSNVSIDEMYLFLLLKEAIVGLLIGLLAYIILSAIQIAGGFIDFQMGFAIANVIDPQTGAQSPLTGQYFYIIALLFLLSVNGHHLLIDGIFYSYQLIPMDAFIPFQDGNIADFVIRTFNEMFLIAFQMAIPIVGCLFLVDVALGIIARTVPQLNVFVVGLPLKIFVSFVAILFFLSLYIVLVKTLFETMFDALHGLMQLFGGA, from the coding sequence ATGTTAGAACTTATTAATCTTTCAAGTATACCTGTTTTCTTACTTATATTTATACGGGTTGCAGCATTTTTTGTAACGCTGCCATTGTTTTCATATGCAACCATACCAACACCATTCAAGATTGGATTTACGTTTTTTCTGGCATTAATAATGTACTATACAGTTGATTCATCAAATGTTTCTATCGATGAAATGTATTTATTCCTTCTTCTTAAGGAAGCAATTGTCGGGCTTTTAATAGGATTACTTGCATATATCATACTTTCAGCTATCCAGATTGCCGGTGGATTTATTGATTTTCAGATGGGTTTTGCCATTGCGAATGTTATTGATCCGCAAACAGGAGCACAGAGCCCATTGACAGGACAATATTTTTATATAATTGCGCTATTATTTTTATTATCGGTTAATGGTCATCATTTATTAATAGATGGAATTTTTTATAGCTATCAACTTATTCCGATGGATGCTTTTATACCTTTTCAGGATGGCAATATAGCAGATTTTGTTATACGTACGTTTAATGAAATGTTTTTGATTGCTTTTCAGATGGCGATACCAATTGTCGGCTGTTTATTCCTGGTCGATGTAGCACTCGGGATAATAGCCAGAACGGTTCCACAATTAAACGTTTTTGTTGTCGGGCTGCCGTTAAAAATATTTGTAAGTTTTGTTGCTATCCTGTTTTTCCTGAGTTTATATATTGTTTTGGTGAAAACTCTTTTTGAAACGATGTTTGATGCGCTGCATGGATTAATGCAATTATTCGGGGGTGCTTAG
- the fliY gene encoding flagellar motor switch phosphatase FliY: MMNDGMLSQDEIDALLKIGEKDDDMENDAGSTKVADFLSTIEEDTLGEIGNISFGSSATTLSTLLNQKVDITTPEVSIITKNEILNEFEFEHVTIQVNYVDGFNGQNVLVMKSEDAAVIADIMLGGDGTSPESDLNEIHLSTVQEAMNQMMGTAATSMSTVFGKRVDISPPSISLEKPGDEQGNESLTDENYFVKVSFQLKVGNLIDSKIMQLIPVQFAKELVDQLLNTEGEKEAAVTAELDKPSNQMEEESPATETGNPQYLGDNIDKNNASIHQASFSDLEQVTNNKNKQRNLDMLLDIPLKVSVELGRTKRSIKDILDLSSGSVIELDKLAGEPVDILVNGKLIARGEVVVIDENFGVRVTDIISQSDRLMKLK, translated from the coding sequence ATAATGAATGACGGCATGCTTTCCCAGGATGAAATTGATGCACTATTAAAAATAGGTGAAAAAGATGATGATATGGAAAATGATGCAGGTTCTACCAAAGTAGCCGATTTTTTATCAACTATTGAGGAAGATACATTGGGTGAAATAGGTAACATTTCTTTTGGGAGTTCGGCGACAACATTGTCAACTTTATTAAATCAGAAAGTTGATATTACAACACCAGAAGTTTCTATTATCACTAAAAATGAAATATTAAATGAATTTGAGTTTGAACACGTTACCATTCAAGTTAACTATGTGGATGGTTTTAACGGACAAAATGTTCTCGTTATGAAATCAGAAGATGCTGCTGTCATTGCAGATATTATGCTTGGTGGAGATGGTACATCACCAGAGAGTGATTTGAACGAAATACATTTGAGTACTGTCCAGGAAGCAATGAATCAAATGATGGGGACGGCCGCAACCAGTATGTCGACAGTTTTTGGAAAGCGTGTTGATATTTCACCACCATCCATCAGTTTGGAGAAACCAGGGGATGAACAAGGAAATGAGTCATTAACCGATGAAAATTACTTTGTAAAGGTTTCTTTTCAATTAAAGGTTGGTAACTTAATAGATTCAAAGATTATGCAGCTCATACCGGTTCAATTTGCCAAGGAATTAGTCGATCAGCTTTTGAATACTGAAGGTGAGAAAGAAGCAGCGGTTACAGCAGAATTGGACAAACCATCGAATCAAATGGAAGAAGAATCGCCAGCAACTGAAACAGGAAATCCGCAGTATCTTGGTGACAACATAGATAAAAATAACGCTTCCATACATCAGGCATCATTCTCAGATCTTGAACAAGTGACAAACAATAAAAATAAGCAACGTAATCTTGATATGTTACTCGATATTCCTTTGAAGGTCTCAGTAGAGCTTGGACGTACGAAAAGAAGTATAAAGGATATTCTGGATTTATCATCCGGATCGGTAATTGAATTGGATAAATTAGCCGGGGAACCGGTTGATATTTTGGTTAACGGGAAACTGATTGCCAGAGGAGAGGTAGTTGTTATCGATGAAAACTTTGGTGTCAGGGTAACAGATATCATAAGCCAATCAGACCGTTTAATGAAGCTTAAATAA
- a CDS encoding protein-glutamate methylesterase/protein-glutamine glutaminase: MDSIRVVVVDDSAFMRKMITDILSSDNRIEVVATAKNGEDGLQKIADFKPDVVTLDVEMPIMDGITALRKLMQSDPLPVVMLSSVTEEGATKTVQAISIGAVDFVAKPSGAISLDLNKISEEILTKVLTAAQANISKSQPVSTTRKITGTDTKEYDKTIVGIGSSTGGPKALQNVLSDMPDDFQAAVLIVQHMPAGFTKSLAKRLDALVPIKVKEAVHGEIIQKSTAYIAPGNYHMKVRAVGTAYAIELTREKPVFGHRPAVDTLFESIANVQKVNKIAVVLTGMGSDGAEGINILKEKDPGAIIVAESEKSSVVYGMPKAAVKTNHVDHIVHLHQVEDTITKLVNRSRGM; encoded by the coding sequence ATGGATTCTATTCGAGTTGTAGTAGTTGATGATTCCGCGTTTATGCGCAAAATGATTACTGATATACTTTCGAGTGATAATCGGATAGAGGTAGTTGCCACGGCAAAAAATGGTGAGGATGGACTTCAGAAAATAGCTGATTTCAAACCGGATGTTGTGACACTTGATGTTGAGATGCCAATTATGGATGGAATCACTGCACTACGAAAGCTTATGCAATCTGATCCATTGCCTGTAGTTATGCTTTCCAGCGTCACAGAAGAAGGGGCGACTAAGACAGTTCAAGCAATATCAATTGGGGCAGTTGACTTTGTAGCAAAGCCATCTGGAGCGATTTCATTAGATCTCAATAAGATTAGCGAAGAGATACTTACAAAAGTGTTAACAGCTGCACAGGCTAATATTTCCAAATCCCAGCCAGTTTCAACAACGAGAAAAATAACTGGTACCGATACCAAAGAATATGACAAAACGATTGTTGGCATTGGTTCATCAACAGGTGGACCAAAAGCATTGCAAAATGTTTTGTCTGATATGCCAGATGACTTCCAAGCAGCCGTTTTAATCGTTCAGCATATGCCAGCAGGATTTACCAAATCACTAGCTAAACGACTGGATGCATTGGTGCCGATTAAAGTTAAAGAAGCAGTACATGGTGAAATTATTCAGAAAAGTACTGCCTATATAGCACCAGGCAATTATCATATGAAGGTGCGAGCAGTTGGTACAGCATATGCGATTGAGTTAACCCGGGAAAAACCTGTATTTGGTCACAGACCTGCAGTCGATACGCTTTTTGAATCGATTGCTAATGTTCAAAAGGTTAATAAGATTGCTGTTGTACTAACCGGAATGGGATCCGATGGAGCTGAAGGAATAAATATTTTAAAGGAAAAAGACCCTGGAGCAATTATTGTAGCGGAGTCGGAAAAATCCTCTGTTGTATATGGAATGCCTAAAGCAGCTGTTAAAACAAACCATGTCGATCACATTGTTCATTTGCATCAGGTTGAGGATACCATTACTAAGTTAGTAAATCGATCAAGGGGGATGTAA